Proteins from one Erythrolamprus reginae isolate rEryReg1 chromosome 6, rEryReg1.hap1, whole genome shotgun sequence genomic window:
- the PMCH gene encoding pro-MCH: protein MQTSKRWRMCISSHVLLLIFSLLSQGSLISVSKSMRKAEDNLMLSTFSLGKITQKGDKAGTSLPASSFEHYKMEDSFIDEDRNPHFANIGYKHPIINYGQPQRSVNKLPYFELEGPMAFPSNAEVENIESIQERRETGSDENPANLPIGRRDFDMLRCMLGRVYRPCWQA from the exons ATGCAAACATCTAAACGTTGGAGGATGTGTATCTCATCCCATGTATTACTATtgattttttctcttttgtctcaAGGGTCTTTGATTTCTGTTTCAAAGTCCATGCGAAAAGCAGAAGATAATTTGATGCTAAGCACATTCAGCCTGGGAAAGATAACACAGAAAGGCGACAAAGCTGGAACGTCTCTGCCTGCATCTTCTTTTGAGCATTATAAAATGGAAGACAGTTTTATAGATGAAGACCGAAACCCACATTTCGCA AATATAGGTTATAAACATCCTATCATAAACTATGGCCAGCCACAGAGAAGTGTTAACAAGCTTCCTTATTTTGAGTTGGAGGGACCGATGGCTTTTCCATCAAATGCTGAGGTTGAAAATATTGAATCAATACAAGAACGGCGTGAAACAGGAAGTGATGAAAACCCAGCTAACTTGCCTATCGGAAGAAGAGATTTTGATA TGCTGAGATGTATGCTGGGAAGAGTGTATCGACCTTGTTGGCAAGCCTAA